In Myxococcus guangdongensis, one genomic interval encodes:
- a CDS encoding DUF3857 domain-containing protein gives MSRFTWLAAVFVLTCPLWAQAKPAADETARVYAAEAMKQASSPRGAAGLLRLHSLVDEVEDLTPLVSTYAYIASRRQFDANTRATAQLLLLDTERARGRLTRANEVRQWMGFVGDYYVVGGFDNEGKSGCDTDFGPEAAALDLTATYPGAKGRQVSWRKLTANTADGYVDLATAVRPNREAVAYAATWLESNQETRVTLGLGTSGAYRLWVNGQLASKEDRYNLPRPDQSRVSVKLRKGLNRVLLKVCQETGPLGFYLRQEAPGVRASLPAKAPAVERGAAPAPQVLPTLTSALEALVKKSPDDAALRGDYARVLGFYRGFDDREHTATVEASRAAELAPQDARLQMLAASLQRDDLNERRRFLEAAVKADPALPEARVALADFEMERGHPERVIPLVAPVLEKTPDDAPARLVLARAHDALGERPRAHALVEESFRYQPRQPRAVRSAAQISRQLGRNREAMDRMRVVLALRFDDTGTRRSLAALLADSGQVEAAEREYAQLVALNPFDNGARVRLAELKASNGNVEQAVALFAEARALSPDEPEVYEREGRALLAAGRREPALAAFERSLVLRPQNPGLKEALRALKGEGTGAGMQHVVDAKPLAKEAEAYVHEDAIYLVDNTYVSVQKSGLSSRLSQMVVKVQNARGVDAFRTLPITYSPDRQEVRILRARVTKADGSVVESYGENDRNINEPWTGMYYDARAKVLSFPSLAAGDTLEVTYRLDDTAQENLLSDYWGDVESVQGVYPKLRFQYLVEIPKERPLYWNKSKLNGVESAQESLEGGRVLYRWGAKHVAKVVPEPGMPGWAEVAQNLHVSTYQTWDQVGRYWWGLVRDQLQPNAELKQTVDQVLQGVDRKNELAVVRAIYNFVVTNTRYVALEFGIHGFKPYRVDRVLARRFGDCKDKASLIHSMLRVAGVDSRLVLLRMRNLGALDAEPASLAAFNHAIAYVPKFDLYLDGTAEFHGAKELPSADRVANVLVVEPDGKSTFLVTPEAKAEDNATGLKMDVTLRADGSAEVTGASTVSGQSAPEYRRAYRPEATRKSTFERAWAQSFPGLTVNEVSLNDTTRLDEDVAMGFRMSIPRYAEVMSNAVRFLPFGTGRTYQQAFAPLAERRFDLVMQSPWVNLFNLRYTLPAGWSVTELPQAVDETNPFGRLRLTYRVEEGKLVAEGEVKLSVARIKSDEYPAFREFLGRVDRAFGRRVVIQGPGGRTASLTP, from the coding sequence ATGTCGCGCTTCACATGGCTGGCCGCAGTCTTCGTGCTCACCTGCCCCCTCTGGGCGCAGGCCAAGCCCGCGGCGGATGAAACAGCGCGCGTGTACGCGGCCGAGGCGATGAAGCAAGCCTCCTCGCCCCGGGGCGCGGCCGGCCTGTTGCGGCTGCACTCGCTGGTGGACGAGGTCGAGGACCTCACGCCGCTGGTGAGCACGTACGCCTACATCGCCTCGCGGCGCCAGTTCGACGCGAACACGCGCGCCACCGCGCAGCTGCTCCTCCTGGACACCGAGCGGGCCCGCGGCCGGCTGACGCGCGCCAACGAGGTGCGCCAGTGGATGGGCTTCGTGGGCGACTACTACGTCGTCGGCGGCTTCGACAACGAGGGCAAGTCCGGCTGTGACACGGACTTCGGTCCGGAGGCCGCCGCGCTCGATTTGACGGCCACCTACCCGGGCGCCAAGGGCCGCCAGGTGTCGTGGCGCAAGCTGACGGCGAACACGGCGGATGGCTACGTGGACCTGGCCACCGCGGTGCGCCCCAACCGCGAGGCCGTGGCGTACGCGGCCACGTGGCTGGAGTCCAACCAGGAGACGCGCGTGACGCTGGGCCTGGGCACCTCCGGCGCCTACCGCCTGTGGGTCAACGGCCAGCTCGCCTCCAAGGAGGACCGCTACAACCTGCCGCGCCCGGACCAGTCCCGCGTGTCCGTGAAGCTGCGCAAGGGCCTCAACCGCGTGCTCCTCAAGGTGTGCCAGGAGACGGGCCCGCTGGGCTTCTACCTGCGCCAGGAGGCGCCGGGCGTGCGCGCGTCGCTGCCGGCCAAGGCCCCCGCCGTGGAGCGCGGCGCGGCCCCCGCGCCCCAGGTGCTGCCCACGCTCACCTCCGCGCTCGAGGCGCTGGTGAAGAAGAGCCCCGACGACGCGGCCCTGCGCGGCGACTACGCGCGGGTGCTCGGCTTCTACCGCGGCTTCGATGACCGCGAACACACGGCCACCGTGGAGGCCTCGCGCGCCGCGGAGCTGGCGCCCCAGGACGCGCGCCTGCAGATGCTCGCGGCGAGCCTCCAGCGCGACGACCTGAACGAGCGCCGCCGCTTCCTCGAAGCCGCGGTGAAGGCGGACCCCGCGCTGCCCGAGGCCCGCGTGGCGCTGGCCGACTTCGAGATGGAGCGTGGCCACCCCGAGCGCGTCATCCCGCTGGTGGCGCCCGTGCTGGAGAAGACGCCGGACGACGCCCCCGCGCGCCTGGTGCTCGCGCGCGCCCACGACGCGCTGGGCGAGCGTCCCCGCGCGCACGCGCTGGTGGAGGAGTCCTTCCGCTACCAGCCCCGGCAGCCGCGCGCGGTGCGTTCCGCGGCGCAGATTTCCCGTCAGCTGGGCCGCAACCGCGAGGCCATGGACCGCATGCGCGTGGTGCTGGCGCTGCGCTTCGACGACACGGGCACGCGCCGCTCGCTGGCCGCGCTGCTGGCGGACTCCGGCCAGGTGGAGGCCGCCGAGCGCGAGTACGCGCAGCTGGTCGCCCTCAACCCGTTCGACAACGGCGCGCGCGTGAGGCTCGCCGAGCTCAAGGCCAGCAACGGCAACGTGGAGCAGGCCGTGGCGCTGTTCGCCGAGGCCCGCGCGCTGTCGCCCGACGAGCCGGAGGTCTACGAGCGCGAGGGCCGCGCCCTGCTCGCCGCCGGTCGCCGCGAGCCCGCGCTGGCCGCCTTCGAGCGCTCGCTCGTGCTGCGTCCGCAGAACCCCGGCCTCAAGGAGGCCCTGCGCGCCCTGAAGGGCGAGGGCACCGGCGCCGGCATGCAGCACGTGGTGGACGCGAAGCCCCTGGCGAAGGAGGCCGAGGCCTACGTCCACGAGGACGCCATCTACCTGGTCGACAACACCTACGTGAGCGTCCAGAAGAGCGGCCTGTCCAGCCGGCTGTCGCAGATGGTGGTGAAGGTGCAGAACGCGCGCGGCGTGGACGCGTTCCGCACGCTGCCCATCACCTACTCGCCGGACCGTCAGGAGGTGCGCATCCTGCGCGCGCGCGTGACGAAGGCGGACGGCTCCGTGGTGGAGAGCTACGGGGAGAACGACCGCAACATCAACGAGCCGTGGACGGGCATGTACTACGACGCCCGCGCCAAGGTGCTGTCCTTCCCGTCGCTCGCCGCCGGCGACACGCTGGAGGTGACGTACCGCCTGGACGACACCGCGCAGGAGAACCTGCTGTCGGACTACTGGGGTGACGTGGAGAGCGTGCAGGGCGTCTACCCGAAGCTGCGCTTCCAGTACCTGGTGGAGATTCCGAAGGAGCGCCCGCTCTACTGGAACAAGAGCAAGTTGAACGGCGTGGAGAGCGCGCAGGAGTCGCTCGAGGGCGGCCGCGTGCTGTACCGCTGGGGCGCGAAGCACGTGGCCAAGGTGGTGCCGGAGCCGGGCATGCCGGGCTGGGCGGAGGTCGCCCAGAACCTGCACGTGTCCACGTACCAGACGTGGGACCAGGTGGGCCGCTACTGGTGGGGGCTCGTGAGAGATCAGCTGCAGCCCAACGCGGAGCTCAAGCAGACGGTGGACCAGGTCCTCCAGGGCGTGGACCGCAAGAACGAGCTGGCGGTGGTGCGCGCCATCTACAACTTCGTGGTGACGAACACGCGCTACGTGGCGCTGGAGTTCGGCATCCACGGCTTCAAGCCGTACCGGGTCGACCGCGTGCTGGCGCGCCGCTTCGGTGACTGCAAGGACAAGGCGAGCCTCATCCACTCCATGCTGCGGGTGGCGGGCGTGGACAGCCGGCTGGTGCTCTTGCGCATGCGCAACCTGGGCGCGCTGGACGCGGAGCCGGCGAGCCTGGCGGCCTTCAACCACGCGATTGCGTATGTGCCCAAGTTCGATTTGTACCTGGATGGCACGGCGGAGTTCCACGGGGCCAAGGAGCTGCCCAGCGCGGACCGGGTGGCCAACGTGCTGGTGGTGGAGCCGGACGGCAAGAGCACCTTCCTGGTGACTCCGGAGGCGAAGGCGGAGGACAACGCCACGGGCCTGAAGATGGACGTGACGCTGCGCGCGGACGGCAGCGCCGAGGTGACGGGCGCCAGCACGGTGAGCGGGCAGAGCGCGCCGGAGTACCGCCGCGCCTACCGCCCCGAGGCCACGCGCAAGTCCACCTTCGAGCGCGCGTGGGCGCAGAGCTTCCCGGGCCTCACGGTGAACGAGGTGTCGCTCAACGACACCACGCGCCTGGACGAGGACGTGGCCATGGGCTTCCGCATGAGCATCCCGCGCTACGCGGAGGTGATGTCCAACGCGGTGCGCTTCCTGCCCTTCGGCACGGGCCGCACCTACCAGCAGGCCTTCGCGCCCCTGGCGGAGCGCCGCTTCGACCTGGTGATGCAGAGCCCGTGGGTGAACCTGTTCAACCTGCGCTACACGCTGCCGGCGGGCTGGTCCGTGACGGAGCTGCCGCAGGCGGTGGACGAGACGAACCCGTTCGGAAGGCTGCGCCTCACCTACCGCGTGGAGGAGGGCAAGCTCGTCGCCGAGGGTGAGGTGAAGCTCTCCGTCGCGCGCATCAAGTCGGACGAGTACCCGGCGTTCCGGGAGTTCCTGGGTCGGGTGGACCGCGCCTTCGGTCGTCGGGTCGTCATCCAGGGGCCCGGCGGGCGTACGGCGTCGCTGACGCCGTGA
- a CDS encoding serine hydrolase domain-containing protein, which yields MDVPRRGLRVGAAVLVVSFSGTGCAPGDEALSNEVDASEHGLDWGQSLLAPLDRETLRQVIIELPDATAAQVRVQGSAGRWLGSAGVADLHTGAPMPTDARFRIGGLTQTFTATVLLQLAAERRVDLDRPVQHSLPGLLPPNYPLITVRQLLNHTHGLPGVPLSTRHPEWFFEHRFRRWSPRELVALALPQGPRFMPGSVQEYGHIGYLVAGLLIEKVTGRPYGHAVRERILTPLCLRDTSVPGNDPTIPGPHARGYEALASADGTQRWVDVTEANQSLMWAAGEMISSTADLDTFLSALFRGQLLPAEQLEEMFTVPDVSSASGGRAAHGAGLARYQLDGVTVWGRRGARQGYVSGMGATRDSSRRLVYAFNTHRMGQARPVLADRIIATTFAARAPRP from the coding sequence ATGGATGTCCCGCGCCGGGGTCTGCGGGTCGGTGCCGCGGTATTGGTGGTGAGCTTTTCTGGGACGGGGTGTGCTCCCGGGGACGAAGCGCTCTCCAACGAAGTGGACGCCAGTGAACACGGCCTGGACTGGGGCCAGTCACTGTTGGCGCCGCTGGACCGCGAGACGCTGCGGCAGGTCATCATCGAGCTGCCCGACGCGACTGCCGCCCAGGTCCGCGTGCAGGGCTCCGCGGGCCGGTGGCTCGGCTCCGCGGGCGTGGCGGACCTGCACACCGGCGCGCCCATGCCGACCGACGCACGCTTCCGCATCGGTGGCCTCACGCAGACGTTCACCGCCACGGTGTTGTTGCAGCTCGCCGCCGAGCGCCGCGTGGACCTGGACCGTCCGGTACAGCATTCGCTGCCCGGCTTGTTGCCACCCAATTACCCGCTCATCACTGTCCGGCAGTTGCTCAATCACACCCACGGCCTGCCCGGTGTCCCGCTGTCCACGCGCCATCCCGAGTGGTTCTTCGAGCACCGCTTCCGCCGCTGGTCTCCGCGCGAGCTGGTGGCGCTGGCGCTCCCGCAGGGGCCGCGCTTCATGCCGGGTAGCGTGCAGGAGTACGGGCATATCGGCTATCTGGTGGCGGGGTTGCTCATCGAGAAGGTGACGGGCCGGCCCTACGGCCACGCTGTGCGGGAGCGCATCCTCACGCCGCTGTGCCTTCGCGACACGTCCGTGCCGGGCAATGACCCGACGATTCCTGGCCCCCACGCGCGCGGCTACGAGGCTCTCGCCAGCGCGGACGGGACGCAGCGCTGGGTGGATGTCACGGAGGCGAACCAGTCCCTGATGTGGGCTGCGGGGGAGATGATCTCCTCCACCGCCGACTTGGACACCTTCCTCTCCGCGCTCTTCCGGGGCCAGCTGCTGCCCGCCGAGCAGCTCGAGGAGATGTTCACGGTGCCGGACGTTTCCTCTGCGAGTGGCGGGCGCGCGGCCCATGGCGCGGGCTTGGCGCGCTATCAGCTGGACGGCGTGACGGTGTGGGGACGGCGCGGGGCGCGCCAGGGCTACGTCAGCGGCATGGGTGCCACGCGGGATTCGAGCCGGCGTCTCGTCTATGCCTTCAACACGCACCGCATGGGGCAGGCGCGGCCGGTGCTCGCCGACCGCATCATCGCCACCACCTTCGCCGCTCGTGCGCCTCGGCCCTGA
- a CDS encoding bifunctional alpha,alpha-trehalose-phosphate synthase (UDP-forming)/trehalose-phosphatase has product MPRLLLVSNRLPVTVKVEKDSVAVVRSSGGLATGLRRPHERSGGLWIGWPGDVSRLSETQRTQVEARLAEERCVPIDLSPSEVSRYYEGYSNRVLWPLCHYMLERVPRQDRDWEVYRKVNERFADLVARNYQPGDTIWVHDYQLMLLPGLLRQRLPEARIGYFHHIPFPSSEIFRTLPRREALLKGLLGADLIGFHTVSYVRHFSGSLLRQLGLDTDVDRIMWEGRQVRVGAFPMGIDTEAFESLAKEPSVLEEVASLRRTAEGQRILLGIDRLDYTKGIPRRLLAVQRLLEREPAWRGRLRFIQVAVPSRTQVDEYATYRELVNELVGRINGHYGTVQNVPVHYLYRSFNEKQLAGLYRAADVMLVTPVRDGMNLVAKEFCAARPDEDGVLVLSEFAGSADELHRAVAVNPYDVEKAADAIEEALEMAEPERRERMRTLRAQVKAHDVHWWVSSFLGRLQGLPSVSVRKFQSGDEALAVMKSAERLALMLDYDGTLVGFARRPELAAPDDALRELLAKLLARPDISVNVVSGRPKETLEAWFGTLNMGLYAEHGLWSRPKPGDTWKMLEGVSAEWKAAARPVLDEFAARVPGSFVEEKSASLAWHYRQVDPEFGALQSRELRLKLAETFARRPVDVLPGDKVVEVRPHGVHKGRVVEGVLRGLPPGTRAVAIGDDRTDEDLFEAMPEDGLTIHAGNKPTRATYRVSGPEEVRKLLAALVAS; this is encoded by the coding sequence ATGCCTCGACTCCTGCTCGTCTCCAATCGTCTCCCTGTCACCGTCAAGGTGGAGAAGGACAGCGTCGCCGTGGTGCGCAGCTCCGGCGGGCTGGCCACGGGCCTTCGACGACCCCATGAGCGCTCCGGCGGTCTGTGGATTGGTTGGCCCGGTGACGTGTCCCGTCTGTCGGAAACCCAACGCACCCAGGTGGAGGCGCGCCTCGCCGAGGAGCGCTGCGTGCCCATCGACCTCTCGCCCAGCGAGGTGAGCCGCTACTACGAGGGCTACTCCAACCGCGTGCTCTGGCCGCTGTGCCACTACATGCTGGAGCGCGTCCCCCGGCAGGACCGCGACTGGGAGGTGTACCGCAAGGTCAACGAGCGCTTCGCGGACCTGGTGGCCCGGAACTATCAACCCGGAGACACCATCTGGGTCCACGACTACCAGCTGATGTTGCTGCCGGGGTTGTTGCGCCAGCGCCTGCCCGAGGCGCGCATCGGCTACTTCCACCACATCCCGTTCCCCTCCTCCGAAATCTTCCGCACGCTGCCCCGACGCGAGGCGCTGCTGAAGGGACTGCTCGGCGCGGACCTCATCGGCTTCCACACCGTGAGCTACGTGCGGCACTTCTCCGGCTCGCTGCTGCGGCAGCTCGGTCTGGACACGGATGTGGACCGCATCATGTGGGAAGGGCGTCAGGTGCGCGTGGGCGCGTTCCCCATGGGCATCGACACGGAGGCGTTCGAGTCGCTCGCGAAGGAGCCGAGCGTGTTGGAGGAGGTCGCGTCCCTGCGACGCACCGCCGAGGGCCAGCGCATCCTCCTGGGCATCGACCGACTCGACTACACGAAGGGCATCCCGCGCCGGCTGCTCGCCGTGCAGCGTCTGTTGGAGCGAGAGCCCGCGTGGCGTGGACGGCTGCGCTTCATCCAGGTGGCCGTGCCCAGCCGCACCCAGGTGGACGAGTACGCCACGTACCGCGAGCTGGTGAACGAGCTGGTGGGGCGCATCAACGGCCACTACGGCACCGTGCAGAACGTGCCGGTGCACTACCTCTACCGCTCCTTCAACGAGAAGCAGCTCGCGGGGCTGTACCGCGCCGCGGACGTGATGCTCGTCACGCCGGTGCGGGACGGGATGAACCTGGTGGCGAAGGAGTTCTGCGCCGCCCGGCCGGACGAGGATGGCGTGCTGGTGCTCAGCGAGTTCGCCGGCTCGGCGGACGAGCTGCACCGGGCCGTCGCCGTGAATCCCTACGACGTGGAGAAGGCGGCGGATGCCATCGAGGAGGCGCTGGAGATGGCCGAGCCCGAGCGCCGCGAGCGCATGCGCACCCTGCGCGCGCAGGTGAAGGCCCACGACGTCCACTGGTGGGTGTCCAGCTTCCTGGGACGGCTGCAGGGGCTGCCCTCGGTCTCCGTCCGCAAGTTCCAGAGCGGCGACGAGGCGCTGGCGGTGATGAAGTCCGCCGAGCGACTGGCGTTGATGCTCGACTACGACGGCACGCTGGTGGGCTTCGCGCGCAGGCCGGAGCTGGCCGCGCCGGACGACGCGCTGCGCGAGCTGCTGGCGAAGCTGTTGGCGCGGCCGGACATCTCCGTGAACGTGGTGAGCGGCAGGCCGAAGGAGACGCTGGAGGCGTGGTTCGGCACGCTGAACATGGGCCTCTACGCGGAGCACGGCCTGTGGTCGCGCCCCAAGCCCGGGGACACGTGGAAGATGCTGGAGGGCGTGTCGGCGGAGTGGAAGGCGGCGGCCCGGCCGGTGCTCGACGAGTTCGCCGCGCGCGTGCCGGGCTCGTTCGTGGAGGAGAAGTCCGCGTCGCTCGCGTGGCATTACCGGCAGGTGGACCCGGAGTTCGGCGCGCTGCAGTCGCGCGAGCTGCGGTTGAAGCTGGCGGAGACCTTCGCGCGCAGGCCGGTGGATGTCCTCCCTGGGGACAAGGTGGTGGAGGTGCGGCCTCACGGCGTGCACAAGGGGCGGGTGGTGGAAGGCGTGCTGCGCGGCCTGCCTCCCGGCACGCGGGCGGTGGCCATCGGCGATGACCGCACCGACGAGGACCTGTTCGAGGCCATGCCCGAGGACGGGCTCACGATTCACGCGGGCAACAAGCCCACGCGGGCCACGTATCGGGTCAGCGGACCCGAAGAGGTGCGCAAGCTGCTCGCCGCGCTCGTCGCGTCCTGA
- a CDS encoding sensor histidine kinase: MSSTPPPPRFRRRLLAVMLLAGLVPLVLLGVVAQGVLERVLSVSVAPVEAVLDGVSSSLERQGLSRDALDEARLNLAQAELTRRALARRVPAFITGLVFVSGCVLALAAVLLGRTLTKPVTTLTEGMWAYARGDLSVRLPTVDPPRDELQFLLGQFNRMGQELVAQRERAKSAEQIAAWQDVARALAHELKNPLTAMKLSLARLSRSDPASPADATRISESVALLQEEVELLMRMTQSFSTFARLPAPHFQDVPLRPLLSEVCSLYARTSAVPVELVPGPEVSLRADPDGLRRLFGNLVKNATEASLEGAPPVRVRAEPLATGGVRVTVADGGSGVPGVLEGAALTRGLFSTKPEGSGLGLPISQKITHEHGGQLRLEPAPGGGTLASVELPLVPPPPQVSTS; encoded by the coding sequence ATGTCCTCCACGCCCCCGCCCCCTCGCTTCCGTCGTCGGCTGCTGGCGGTGATGCTCCTGGCGGGACTCGTGCCCCTGGTCTTGCTCGGCGTGGTGGCGCAGGGCGTCCTGGAGCGCGTGCTGTCCGTCTCCGTCGCGCCCGTGGAGGCCGTGCTGGACGGCGTGTCCTCGAGCCTGGAGCGACAAGGGCTCTCGCGCGATGCACTGGACGAGGCGCGGCTGAACCTCGCGCAGGCGGAGCTGACCCGGCGGGCCCTGGCGCGCCGTGTCCCCGCGTTCATCACCGGGCTCGTGTTCGTCTCGGGCTGCGTGCTCGCCCTGGCCGCCGTGCTGCTCGGCCGCACGCTGACGAAGCCCGTGACGACGTTGACCGAGGGCATGTGGGCCTATGCGCGCGGCGACCTGTCCGTGCGCCTGCCCACCGTCGACCCGCCGCGCGATGAGCTCCAGTTCCTCCTCGGCCAGTTCAATCGGATGGGACAGGAGCTGGTCGCACAACGCGAGCGCGCGAAGTCCGCCGAGCAGATCGCCGCGTGGCAGGACGTGGCGCGCGCCTTGGCCCATGAGCTGAAGAATCCGCTCACCGCGATGAAGCTCTCGCTCGCGCGGCTGTCGCGCTCGGACCCGGCGTCTCCCGCGGACGCCACGCGCATCTCCGAGTCCGTGGCGCTGCTCCAGGAAGAGGTGGAGCTGCTCATGCGCATGACCCAGAGCTTCTCCACCTTCGCGAGACTGCCCGCGCCGCACTTCCAGGATGTGCCGCTGCGGCCGCTGCTCTCCGAGGTCTGCTCGCTGTACGCGCGGACCTCCGCCGTCCCCGTGGAGCTCGTCCCCGGCCCCGAGGTCTCCCTGCGTGCGGACCCGGACGGACTGCGTCGACTCTTCGGCAACCTCGTGAAGAACGCCACCGAGGCATCGCTCGAGGGAGCGCCTCCGGTGCGCGTCCGCGCGGAGCCGCTCGCCACCGGAGGCGTGCGCGTCACCGTGGCGGATGGAGGCAGCGGCGTCCCCGGCGTGCTCGAGGGTGCGGCGCTCACGCGTGGGCTCTTCAGCACGAAGCCCGAGGGCAGCGGGCTCGGGCTCCCCATCTCGCAGAAAATCACGCACGAGCACGGCGGACAGCTTCGACTGGAGCCCGCGCCGGGAGGCGGTACGCTCGCCAGCGTGGAGCTTCCCCTCGTGCCTCCACCGCCCCAGGTGTCCACGTCATGA
- a CDS encoding sigma-54-dependent transcriptional regulator codes for MKPGPRILVVDDDPGVLKALRGLLSDEGFTAVEARSTAEATRVLDASEGPPAMMLLDLRMPGETGLEFLARLPRPLPVPVVVLSGEASPSEAAQALKLGATDFVEKPPSPERLLTALRNALALGALQEERERLLDALARPGHLVGDSPSMEALRRLITRVAPSDTAVLITGETGTGKERVARALHLASGRKGRLVAVNCAAIPSTLLESELFGHEKGAFSGAHNRRAGRLEQAHGGTLFLDEIGDMPLELQAKLLRVLETREVERLGGSAPVPVDARVLAATHQELARAVKDGRFRQDLFFRLNVMPLHIPPLRERPEDLLPLARAFAAEFAGREVPLTLAPGAEAALLAYPWPGNVRELRNVIERLNLLRGDGPLVLGPEAVSGPLASPTSQRTSVGEKSYREHVEDFERELIRAALQEGESIAGAARLLQVDRGNLYRRIKALGLPVS; via the coding sequence ATGAAGCCCGGCCCTCGCATCCTCGTCGTCGATGACGACCCCGGCGTCCTCAAGGCCCTGCGCGGCCTGTTGAGCGACGAGGGCTTCACCGCCGTCGAGGCCCGCTCCACCGCGGAGGCGACCCGCGTCCTCGATGCCTCCGAAGGCCCGCCCGCGATGATGTTGCTCGACCTCCGCATGCCCGGCGAGACGGGCCTGGAGTTCCTCGCGCGACTGCCTCGCCCCCTCCCCGTGCCCGTCGTCGTGCTGTCGGGCGAAGCCTCTCCGTCTGAAGCCGCGCAGGCCCTGAAGCTCGGCGCCACCGACTTCGTGGAGAAGCCCCCTTCCCCCGAGCGCCTCCTCACGGCGCTGCGCAACGCACTGGCGCTCGGCGCGCTCCAGGAGGAACGGGAGCGACTGCTGGACGCACTCGCGCGCCCCGGACACCTCGTGGGCGACAGCCCCTCCATGGAGGCCCTGCGCCGGCTCATCACCCGCGTGGCCCCGAGCGACACGGCCGTGCTCATCACCGGCGAGACAGGCACCGGCAAGGAGCGCGTCGCACGCGCGCTGCATCTGGCCTCGGGCCGCAAGGGACGCCTCGTCGCGGTCAACTGCGCCGCCATCCCCTCCACGCTGCTGGAGAGCGAGCTGTTCGGCCACGAGAAAGGCGCGTTCTCCGGCGCGCACAATCGACGCGCGGGGCGCCTCGAGCAGGCCCACGGCGGCACGCTGTTCCTCGACGAGATTGGCGACATGCCGCTGGAGCTGCAGGCCAAGCTCCTGCGCGTGCTGGAGACGCGAGAGGTCGAGCGACTCGGCGGCTCGGCGCCCGTGCCAGTGGATGCGCGCGTGCTCGCGGCGACCCACCAGGAGCTCGCCCGCGCGGTGAAGGACGGCCGCTTCCGACAGGACCTCTTCTTCCGCCTCAACGTGATGCCGCTCCACATCCCACCGCTGCGCGAGCGTCCCGAGGACCTGCTCCCCCTCGCCCGCGCCTTCGCCGCGGAGTTCGCCGGACGCGAGGTGCCCCTCACGCTCGCTCCCGGCGCGGAGGCGGCCCTGCTCGCATACCCGTGGCCCGGCAACGTGCGCGAGCTGCGCAACGTCATCGAGCGGCTCAATCTGCTGCGCGGCGATGGGCCACTCGTCCTCGGACCGGAGGCCGTCTCCGGCCCCCTCGCATCCCCCACGTCCCAACGCACCAGCGTGGGCGAGAAGAGCTACCGCGAGCACGTCGAGGACTTCGAGCGCGAGCTCATCCGCGCCGCGCTCCAGGAAGGCGAGAGCATCGCCGGCGCCGCGCGCCTGCTCCAAGTGGACCGGGGCAACCTCTACCGCCGCATCAAGGCGCTCGGGCTGCCCGTGAGCTGA
- a CDS encoding SgcJ/EcaC family oxidoreductase: MDHARDEQRIREQVDAQTAAWNRQDAVAWSQDFAPDADFINIVGTLYAGKEQIQERHAAIFESLFKGSQSKVTVRRISFVGDDVAVVDTTHEVTGHPGLPPGVQNTEPGILRTQMRYVMQRSGDGAWRVVAGQNTDVKPRPAAP; encoded by the coding sequence GTGGACCACGCGCGGGACGAGCAGCGGATTCGTGAGCAGGTGGACGCGCAGACGGCGGCGTGGAATCGCCAGGATGCGGTGGCGTGGTCCCAGGACTTCGCGCCCGACGCGGACTTCATCAACATCGTCGGGACGCTGTACGCGGGGAAGGAGCAGATTCAGGAGCGCCACGCGGCCATCTTCGAGTCGCTCTTCAAGGGCAGCCAGAGCAAGGTGACGGTGCGCCGTATCTCCTTCGTTGGCGACGACGTGGCCGTGGTGGACACGACGCACGAGGTGACGGGCCATCCGGGCCTTCCTCCGGGCGTGCAGAACACCGAGCCTGGAATCTTGAGGACGCAGATGCGCTACGTGATGCAGCGCTCGGGGGACGGGGCGTGGCGCGTCGTGGCGGGGCAGAACACGGACGTGAAGCCGCGGCCCGCGGCTCCGTGA
- a CDS encoding imm11 family protein, whose product MERHFYSVELGDVPRWLLETPTRDSGEAFDEPWMFADGRVLPDLGPLKARIAHPGRRRAFVFSVIEAAPIVSDAVANVFRTLAPEDVQLLEVSIEGEPERYFVVNATKVIDAIDEARCSEVHHYDDHPPGFEGEYNWIYGLRIDPSKSEGAQVFRLKKFKVALVVSEDIKNALEGVGNLGVSFERVTGPNGG is encoded by the coding sequence GTGGAGCGCCATTTCTATTCGGTGGAGCTTGGAGATGTGCCCCGGTGGCTGCTGGAAACGCCGACGCGGGATTCTGGTGAGGCCTTTGACGAGCCTTGGATGTTCGCGGATGGCCGCGTGCTTCCAGACCTTGGACCTCTCAAGGCCCGCATCGCACATCCCGGTAGGAGAAGAGCGTTCGTCTTTTCTGTGATTGAAGCAGCGCCCATCGTCAGCGATGCCGTCGCGAATGTCTTCCGAACACTGGCTCCAGAGGACGTCCAGCTCCTTGAGGTGTCAATAGAGGGGGAGCCCGAACGGTACTTCGTTGTCAATGCAACCAAGGTCATCGATGCCATAGACGAGGCACGGTGCAGCGAGGTGCATCATTACGACGACCATCCCCCTGGATTTGAAGGGGAGTACAACTGGATCTACGGGCTTCGCATCGACCCCTCGAAGTCCGAGGGCGCCCAGGTCTTCCGGTTGAAGAAGTTCAAGGTCGCGCTCGTTGTTTCGGAAGACATCAAGAACGCACTCGAAGGAGTAGGGAACCTGGGAGTGTCGTTTGAACGAGTGACGGGCCCCAATGGGGGATAG